The genomic region CACCTTTCTTCTTGGAATGGAGAGAGAGTCCTTCTTCTGTGTCCCTAGAATCGACAAAAGATGGCATCTTAATAGCATTAGGATTTTGGCCATGCCCACAGAGCTCCAGGCTCCACCCCCTCCTGGTTACTGCAAGAAATTAACCAGAACTTGTATGGGAGGTAAAATGTTCAGAGAGAACTGGCTGCCCTGACCCTAAAGGGCCAGCTGGTCCATGAGGAGTCTGTCGCCATAGGTATGGCCATCTCCATCTTTCACTGAGCACAAAAACACTCAGGTGCCTCTGCCCATCCAGGAGAGGAAGGCCTTGAGATAGGAAAATGCTGGTAAGCGATCTGGCAGAAGCTGCCACATATCCTTACTAATTAGCAGCCAAAGGGGGAATTCTTAGTGTGAATTTAAGGAGCAGGAATGTCTGAGCAAATCCGAACAGGAATTTTCCAAGAAAATCTTGGTCAACAAGGCATTGTTGGTAACAGATATATGGCCTTTTTTTCAACTAGAAGGGTTTTGAAGTTCATTGTGTTCCAGTTGTGTCTTTCTGTTAAACTAGAAAATGAGGGGTCAGGCAGGAATGAGTAGTCTCCTGTCATTCATCTTGGAGACTCTGAGCATCATCTGTGTCCATACTTGAGGATGTGTCACTGACCATTCTGACTGGACTCTTTGTTTCCATATAAATAATTATCCATATAAATAATTATTGTGTGTTTAGAATTTAGGCTAAATCTGTGGAGACTGATGTTGAGAGATCTGTGCTCTGTACAGGCAAACTTTGACTTAGGTTGGTGTCACTAACATCCCTGTTAGTTTCATCTGGCTTCTTCTGGATAAGGCCTATTCTAatttatatttcattaaaaacGTGTGGAAGTCTTGCTCTTCATCTCAGATGAAGCTGGGATTCCTTGAAATTTCAGATTTCTGCTAAACACAGAAACTGTTTTATCAGCCAtattaaaacagagaaaattatATTATGAGGTGACTAATGTATTGGAAATAGCTTTTGtacagctcctttctctttcttttcaatATAGATACGGTGTTGGCAAATGGATTAAAAAGCCAGAATGCAGGAATATAAACAGAACATGGTGTGACCTCTCCAGTGAAACCTCTGACTACGAAGAACAATACTATGCAAGTGTTAAAGCATTCCTAAATGGGGCATGCTCTGACTGGATGGAGACCACACGATTCAACCCTCTAACAGACAGTAAGGAGAGCTAAGCACACAGCCAGGTGTTCAATGGCCTTGATTAACAACGTGTGCTCACACTGCATGGGCCTTCACAGtgtataatattttaattttagcatgaagttacattttttttcagttgtttcaCATTTATTCTTATATTCTGCTTTTGACAGAAGtaattgaaataataaaatcagaatttggatatatatatatagtctGGTATATACTGAATTCTTTTTAATGCTATGGTAAAGCCTTACTCAAGGCAAATAAAATCTGTGGCACATTCTCAGTATAAATGACTCTGATTTTGAAAAGGCTTTATCAAACCAATCAGCAAGCATAATCTAGAGCCCAATATTTCTTATCTGTGCCAGATAAGAACATACTGGTAATTCAGCCTATTTTAGCAAATTGagtttcaaggttgtttatccTGTAAAGTCACAGGAATTCTTTGGCAAAGTTCCAAGTCAGTGTTCACTTTCTTACTGTAAAAATCCTCTTAGTTATCTAAACAATATTTTTCTaccaatataaataaaattttcaatgCTCTACTTAGACTCCCCCAGTCATTGCAAAAATGTAATATGATTAATTTGATGAAACTGGTCAAACCAGTGTGCCTCTGCTGAATTTGACTGCTTTTTGTACATGTTCATTTTTCCAGCTAAAATAGATCCACCCATGGTAAGCGTATCTTCTACTGACAGATCTATCTCAATCATTTTGACTGCTCCTGAGAAGTGGAAGAGAAGTCCAGAGGAAGAATCCATATCTCTGCTTCAGGTGTATCCTGGCCTGCAGTACAATGTGTCTGTCCtcaacaaaaaaacaaagaagcGGGTAAGCTTTGACAAGGCTGTGGAACTGCTGCTGTTAAAtctgtgctctgtgcttctTGAAATGCCAAGATTAGCAAACCTGTAGTAGACAAATGTGGTTTGGTtggttgtgtttgtttgtttggctggTTTGTTGACATTATTTTCACAAAGGTGCAGGAAATATAGCAATAACTTTACTTTGGACTCCAAGGTCTACATAAATTCTATTACCCTAAGGCTCCTGGCTTTTCCAGAACATCCcagtttgaaatattttgtggaACCATACCATATGCCTGTCatgggtgtgtgtgtgagaaCAGGGCTGAAGTGAtacaacatcaccacaggaatGTGAGCCAGTAGTGGCTGATGGTCCTAATGCATATGAAGCACGAAATTGTTCAGTGGTGGTACAAGAATCTTTGattggaagagaaaataatCAGAGAGAATGTGACTTAACAAGTAACTTGAATGTTGATTGCATTCAGAGGAAAAGGATGCAGCTGGCAGCTCTTAGAGTATCAACCTTTCTAGCAAATGTGTATGTTCATGACCTTTCTGTAGCTCAGGAGTTAagggaggaaaaatatttttaatgtcttcCAGTGGTTCTTCTCCATCAGCAACAACACCTTGGTTGTGCCCTGGTTAGAACGTGGAACCGCTTATTGTGTCAGTGCACAGATACATGTCCCCACACCAGTTTTGGACAGTGCCTTTTCCAAAGAACATTGCATTACTACACTGAAAGGTATGTATGAGgtggcaaattaaaaaaaaaaaaaagaagatgcaAATTAGAAAAACCACGGTGATTGAATTTGTGAGTTTTTTATGTATCCATTTTGAGAGTGATAATTAGcatgattttttccttctctgtgcagTTGTACCAATGAAAACTTTGCCTCTAATAAAGCATAGCTGGGACTGACTGGAAGGTACATCAGTACCTCTGAAGAAAATTACCTGCATTCTTTGAGTTTTAGTGCATGgagaatattttttctccttgaaTGCTGTTTGGGGGTAGCAGAGCTGGGTCATTCTGAAGTTATCAACAGGAGAACCTAAGGGAGATGTTATTACTTCTTTATAGAATTTAATTTATCATTTagacaataataataattgtcCTGCaactcaaataatttttttcatttcctgcaAATTCCTTGTTTATCTAAAACGTTTGCATtctgtatccaaaatgcagtggGGTGAATGCACACATTACTGTCCACATACCTTAACAAGTTGTTTGTTACCATGAAAGCTTTTGTTTTATTAACAGATAAAACAGAAGATGAGACTATAACAATCACATTTGGATATATTATGCCTACCATGCTGGCtgtcctttttatttctttggcaTGCTATTGGGTGCACAAGTATCTTCACATCCACAAACAAAAACATCCAACAAACCTGGTGAGTGTCTTCTGTTGCAGGAGGTCACTGCCAACCCTGGcactccagcagagctgtgtgttttCCAGGGGTCCAAGCAGGCTTGGCGGAACCTGTGGCTAACTCCAAATAAAAGCTCTAGTTGCCTCTGAGATCAAGAGAAGAAAGCCACATCAAGGGTAATGACCCTTGaaagaaatgcaagaaaaaCAGAGTAATAACTCAAGTTTGCAATGATCAGAACAGAGCCATTGGTTTTGGAAGAGTCATTGCCATAAGCAATGACTTAAGTCACTAGGTCTGTCAGGGTGTCAGAACTCTGTAAATTTATCTAAGATGAAGCACTGTGTGAAGTTAGTTGAACAGAAGTTATTAATTTGTTGAATTCGGAAACAAGAAGGGAAGACAATTAAGCAGTACAGAAACACCATGATGTTTTCTTGGACTATTACTGGGTATTACaagatttttccatttaattgtGATTGTGAAGGATTTAACACATATGCATCATACAGAAAATTTAACCTGGACTTCTAGAATACTTTGAAATACTGTACCATCTCCTAACACCCAAAAATGTACAAACACATTCTGTTATGTAGACAGCCCAAATACACTTTTTGCAAAAAAATGTTCTCAAATTTCTTAGTGCTGCAAAATTTGTTGATTTTTAGAAAGAATACTTAAAAGTCTATGAAATGTTACTGGTTTCCAGCTCATGAGCTCAACAGAACTTTCTGACAGGTATCTTTAAGCAATTTGCTCAACCATAAACATGCAATTATAATAATGAATGCAGACTTCAATGTTAATCCAACCTGCGTGACATCGTGGGATGGGAGATACAAGGGAGTTGGTTTCAACATGCTGATCTTGCTGAGGAAGATTAGACAAGTGCAGAGGTGACAGGAGAAATCTTCACAGAGGGACTGTGAGTTCAGAAGGGCTCAGAAGGATtggagcagccactgctgcagtGTGTTCAGATGTGCACAGAAATACCTCCTGCTCTTGAGGGGGCACTGGTTGGATTACAGGACCGtggaatcacagagtggtttgggttggtagGGGCCTTCAAAGGTACCTAGTTCAACCACTCTGACATGGGTGAGGACATCTGCCCCTAGATCTGGTTGCTTAAAGCTCCGTCCAACCTGCCTTTGAGCACTTGCCCttatggggcatccacagcttcttgGGAAACatattccagtgcctcaccacactcacaataaagaatttattcctTATATTCAGTCTAAATGAacctctttcattttaaaactattGTCCCTTGTCATTACAGGCCTTTGTAAAAAGTCTGTTTCTGTCTTGTTCTTTATGTTTTGTTCCTGGGATGCAGATCATGGTATGGGGAGATAGCTTGGTCTCTTGGGGAACTAACAGGACAGAGCTCTTTAAAGTCCAAGAGCATGAAGGGCTACTTAGTGAAAAATTCCCACTCAGTAGTAGACTAAAATCCTAACTCTGGGAGTTTTTTTCtctaataaaaatgtaatttgaaTGTTGGGAATTTTTTAATGACCATCATGGAGCTTCAATTTGATTTCTCCACCTCTGGATTCAGTCAATGTTAAGGTAACAAATGAATATAGACCTGGTATTTTAATGATGCTCTCTGGCTTTCCCAACATACAGACTGTTCCACATGGGCACCTTGTGTGGCTGGGGGGGCATGGAATAAATTGTTTGTTTGGTCCAGCATTTCTGACCTGTGCAACCTTTCAGACTACTTGGTACATCAATTAGTGGTCTTAGTCTTCCATTCAAGCTTGAAAGCATTGAAATGCACCTTCTGGTTGTTTTTCATATTCACTCCACCAACACCCACACAATGTTGATTCCTGTCAAAAATTTTACTCGTTTCAGAAAGATCCCTACGGTTTAATTTGATGATTTTGCACCCATTCATAAAAGCAGCCTGTGGTAGACTACACAGTGCAGGCTCTGTACACTGTGCTTCAGCCTGATGTGTAGCTCCCTCTCTGAAAGAAAACCTGGTATTATTTTATTCTCTGTAAGTTCTACATGAACATGTTACCTGACACTGCTTGTCGGAACTGGTTGTGACTACATTTTCTCTTCACTGGTTAAAAGGAGTGGAATAAATTCAGTAATCCTTGGTCCAAGAACAAAGACTGATGTTTTCTCCAAAGTCATGAGAGTTTATGCTGGAAACAAAACTTGTATCTGACAGAATTGTTCTAACCATTATTTTGACAtcaggaagaggagggaagagaTATTAAAACTGATTATAATATAGTTTTACATTATATAGAATAGAAAAAGGAGAGCATATTGACACTCATAAATGTTTATAGGATGAACTTTCTTCTTCCCTAAGTTGAAATAACCTCCTAATAAGGtctaacatattttaaaaatataaggTAGTATAAGAAGCATCAAGATGGTATTTTTATTAAACTTCACTCAATATATTTCTTACTTTGCAGGTGTGGCAGTACACTGACAAATGCAAGGAATGGGTTTTCATACCAAGTGAAAAAATGGTGCTCAACCTTATCACTGTTGATGGGGATGACTGTGAGGAATCCAGATGTCTGTCAGAAAGTCCCCATTATAACACTGTTTACAATGACACTGAAGGGAGGGCTTTGCCTTCTGAACAGGTgctgaaagcaaaatatttgcttgatttttcatGTGAAGAGATTTCACTCAAAGAGGATACTTTAGTGGAAGGGAACCAAACTGGAAACTGGGCGTCTCATGGCCGGTCTGGAACACAGAATACTTGGAGAGATAAAAGTGCAGAGGTTGTGGAGTATGAGCATGATGTAAGGACTGAAGACTTCAGCCCTGGTCAGAAACTAGAAGAGATGTTTTCTGCCCCTGGGGGGCTACAGGGTGAGCCAGAGGTTGCTTTGGGGGACTTGGTTGATATGGGAAGAGGACAGCCATATTCTCCCCAGCTAGAGATACGGGTGGCACACCTTTGTTTGGGACAGAAAACAGAGGAACTTGATTTGAAGGTGGTTGATGCAGCAGATGAATTGCCAAGTGAGACCCACATCGACTTCATGGACCTGGATACTGAAAGGTCTAGGCAGGCATCCTATCATCAGCTGGAAAAAACCACACAGGGCCTCACAGAGAAAGAAGGTATGCAGACCATATTAGTTGATTGGGATCCTGACAGTGGAAGACTGTATATTCCTACTTTGTCCAGTGTTGAAAATCAGGTGTGTGAAGGACTATTCAAGTATGATGATCCTGGCAAAGATGGAATTTTGCTCAGACTCTATGACAAAGGGGTATCTGGTGAATCACCTAAGGACCAAGAAATGTATCTCCTGCAGTTCAAGGAACAGTGGGGACTTCATGTAGAAATGGAAGACTGAAAGTAATTTTCTAAGATATGCAAAAGTGCAAAATCTTGTTTATTTTGCTAAATAGAGTGGTAGACTCAGGGGAACAGGCATGTCTTAATGTTTTGAAGTTTTTGGAACCACCACATTTTAACAATTTATTCATTAAATGTTATTTATAAGTCTCCAGATGTGATATAAATGATTATGACATTAATCACAAACCTCTTGTGTAAAATATGATTGTTGTGAAGttgtattctttttttaaataaataaaaagaaaaaatattttaaaataaatatttttacagagAATGCTCCCACCTTGCAATTCCTGTGAAAATGAGTTACCAGCACTTAAAAGCAGTTacttttgggggaaaaatacaACCAAACAAacgaaaaatgggaaaatgtgtAGGGCAAAGGGGTTCAGTGAAATGCCTGTAATCATGCTGGCTGAACCATGTCTTACCCAACCTAGGCACAGGCAGCTGAGCACCTGTCTGGTTCATGCCCTGCAAGTGTCTGCTCCTCTGCGTGGCAGGAGCAGCTTGGATGTCGGCGATGGAGAGAGATGGGGAGACTGACTTGGTGATCAGAATCTgattttattgtgggatacaagcacTTATATACTATTGcagggagactagtaatgtgtactacaattaggttaaaatcacatacacaaacttatgcatataacaacatctcttgcttgcagagtttaatgggattttctttttccagtaaacctgtttgatttaatcttcttgcaatccaggtctaattttcaaagttctgtgtgcttttgctgaggcatcctgttatcaaatctcttatgttaaccaggtccaaagtccATCATCTGCCTTGTGTCCCCCAACATTCCAACACTCGGAGGGAGAGGTCTGCCCCAGACACACCATTGCTTCAGCCACTGCACACTGCTGTGCCACACCAACCAAGTGCTCCTGAGGGCTTCCTTTTATTACCTGCTGTCCTCATCAGCACTTCTGATGAAAGTCGACTTTTTCTTCATGTCATGTGATATTTAGGATAgcaaaattacagaaattactTACTAGGGCAAATggcattttccttttcaaaactTGTCAATTTTTCACTTACTGagtcttcttttttccccttcagtaCACCAAAAAACATCACGGCAatgatttgtttggttttgaacAGGATaagcaaaaaccaaacaaattctGTACAGTTTTTAAATTTGTGTCTTCCAAATTAGCACgtagtttgttggttttttttttaaagaaagaccTTTACCtaaatggttttttttctgagctgtTGTTGTTTCATGACCTTAGTATTCTCTGTGACTGTTCATCCTCAGAATTTTTCAGTTGTAGTCATAGactttaaaaccagaaattgcattaaaatatttctaattttttgaATTTCAGCATGACAATATGCTGATGACTCCTTATCAGGAGGTAAAAAATTGTCCTCAGCTGCTTTTATAATAAAGGTATAGATCATGCAGCAGTGTTACACCTAGCTTACATAAATACCTTTGCTCATCAGGAGGATTACAGAGGAGAGTTATGGTTTAgtgtaaaagaagaaaatagatGGGAgatgtgaattttttttggtccccccaaaaaaatcagtcaTCCAAAATCTTTCTCAGTATTTTCCAAAGATTTCTTAACTAACCTCTTTGTGAATGATcttgtaattttcttttgcagtGTGGGGCCTCTGATTCATGGGCAGGAAACAATTACTTGCTTTTTTCCAGTAGCCCATTGAATTTTACCCAATTACTACTGCCCTAAGAGCAATCACTTGTGTTCAGTGTATACACATCATGTCCATACATATGGACAGATAAGGATGGTTCAGCTCTGCAAATATTTTGGTGTAGGTCAACCAACACTCCTTGAAGAGGAAGGTATCCCTTATTTTGGGTGTGTATTTCCCCCGGCCTTGTTTGCCAGCTGCtggtgtctgctgctgctttttctgttaGGTGAGCAACAGCAGTTAAGGATAACTACTTGTAAGAATATTTAACCTACCATAATCAAGTAATTGTTTattaaaatttgaaaacttAGTTATCCATAGAAGCTcacttcattaattttttttgtggttgtAATCTTTCAGTGCATCTTaccctgttttgttttggctttttgctttttggctggtttgctgggttttgtttgtttggctgggggtttttttgtttttttatttttttttacttttcagtaACAATTAGGTTGTATAGCATTTATTTGCTCTAGTACTTGAAAAGGCACCACCTTCCTAGTTAACAGTACTTGTGATTAAAATACGATTTGCCGAGATTCTTGCAATAATTTTCATGATAAATTTATGCTTAAGAGTGGTGGTTAATTTTTGCACTAAAATATTTGTGTTAGAAGTTTGCAGCACTTTTGGTGTTGCTTCCTTTGATGCGAATTTGCATTAAATTCAGAACTGATACTAGATTATGCAAACAAGTCCTTCATATTTACATGATACACCTTGAAAATGTTCTCAGAAtgatcacagaaaaaaaaaagcactggtGAAAAAGATGTTAATGAAGATAAGAACTTCCTTTTATATGCAAAAGAATTTTTCAAGTTAGCTAGTCAAGTTCTGGAACTGATGAAGCAGACATAATAGTGCATATTTCCATCTGTATAGTACCAGTAAATTGTTGATGGCCTTTTTAATAGGGCCAAAGTTACacatatttttccttaaaatcttCTAATTATGTTAATCAAATGAAGCTGATCAGACATGGTACTTTCAGCAAAGCAATCAGCAAGGAGCAAAATACTGCCATGTAGATTTGTAAAATACTAGAGTGAAGAGCCAAGCAGTAAGAGAGCTGACATGTTCCTACTCTTATTGCACTTTATTAAACTTTGCTTAGCCACATTTAGTAGACTTAATGCAGCCAAAAGCAAGATCATAATCTAGAATCATACACCTAGACTACAGATTATACTGAAACACAAGATTACCTGGAGCTGGGAAATCagcaattttgaaaattttatggGAGAGGAATAGAATGAGGAAGCTGTTTGTTGAGGACAATAGGATGTATATTTCTTGGTTGTGATGGCAATAAAACCAGACCTTTAGCTGTGTTTACAGGCCTGATGTGACTACTACTGGAAAAACTGTCTCTGGTTTGCAATATAAATCATGAAGATGAAAGGCACATGCTAGTCTAAAAGGCCAAAGCAATGCACTTCAGAGGTTGAAAAACAGGAAACCTAGCTATCAAAGTGAGATCTAATGGTGGTGAAACTGATAGCTAGGTGTGGGCACGCACAGTTTTGGAAAAGTAGCTATAATTGTAAGTATGGTTTTGCTGCCTACTGCTTAGGCAGAGTGACAGGGGTATTGAAGGAGAGACTGAAACAGAGCTGAGTGCAAGATACCTGTGATCTGacacacagcagccctggagaagctgctgcagaATGAGAATGACCAGATGGAAAAGTCCAAATTCATGGGGGAAACGTGCAGTATGAGTCCCATGTCTGGTGAGGTGAGCACTGCACAGTGCCCACGCAGTGGGCATGAGGTTAGCCAGGTGAGGGATCCATGGCAACGCCCTAGTACAGGATGCAAGATCACCAGTTACATGAAGGATAAGGAAATTATCAAGAGGGCTCCAGAGACCCTCCAGAGAGGGTTCCAGGGGTCTGGAAAGAGTAGTTAACACTATTACTTAGCACAGCTCTTCCTATGGATAGTAGGGAAGGTCCAGCAAAGGCCCAGAGGAATATTATCTGGGTCTAGAAATTGCACAATATGAAAACACCCTGAACAAAGAAATACTTCAAATTACATAACTAACACATACACAGAAACATGTTCAATTTCTGATGATTTCAAGTTAAATTTTAAGTTATGCTCTAGGTCTCCTGTAAAACAGAGCAAATTCCTGAATGTGGGACTAACAAAATCTATCAAAGCataccaaaacaaaaatcagtcTTTACTTCCATATGGTCTAACCTGCAAACCAGGCTTAACCAGACAGAATGATTGGGATGTGAAATAAGTGAAATTTAAAACAGAAGAGCAGCATggtttgaatattttaaaatatggacAATTGACTGTTTACCAAGGCCTGTGAAAATTCTCTAATGCCTGTAGGTCTTTCAAACAAGTTTGTTGCTTTTCAATAATGCTAAAAATGGGTGACATTTCCTGCCTGGAATATGCTAAGTGTACAAAGATGTTCATATGTTGTAAAGTCTTAAAAATTGATTAAtatcttctttcctctttaaa from Agelaius phoeniceus isolate bAgePho1 chromosome 3, bAgePho1.hap1, whole genome shotgun sequence harbors:
- the IL20RA gene encoding interleukin-20 receptor subunit alpha, which encodes MKNVLHWSAPEGTGDGVLYKVKYTVYGVGKWIKKPECRNINRTWCDLSSETSDYEEQYYASVKAFLNGACSDWMETTRFNPLTDTKIDPPMVSVSSTDRSISIILTAPEKWKRSPEEESISLLQVYPGLQYNVSVLNKKTKKRWFFSISNNTLVVPWLERGTAYCVSAQIHVPTPVLDSAFSKEHCITTLKDKTEDETITITFGYIMPTMLAVLFISLACYWVHKYLHIHKQKHPTNLVWQYTDKCKEWVFIPSEKMVLNLITVDGDDCEESRCLSESPHYNTVYNDTEGRALPSEQVLKAKYLLDFSCEEISLKEDTLVEGNQTGNWASHGRSGTQNTWRDKSAEVVEYEHDVRTEDFSPGQKLEEMFSAPGGLQGEPEVALGDLVDMGRGQPYSPQLEIRVAHLCLGQKTEELDLKVVDAADELPSETHIDFMDLDTERSRQASYHQLEKTTQGLTEKEGMQTILVDWDPDSGRLYIPTLSSVENQVCEGLFKYDDPGKDGILLRLYDKGVSGESPKDQEMYLLQFKEQWGLHVEMED